Within the Nicotiana tabacum cultivar K326 chromosome 11, ASM71507v2, whole genome shotgun sequence genome, the region tacccgtaaaatggtacagttgaatttatacgtgatttctagataagtgaattaatttgatttaataataatacaattgaagaaatatatgacagttagccttgatatgaagaataaatagcataaataatgTTTACGATAGCGAAGCCTTGGGGCACAACAATAATAAGAACAACAAGTAAGAAGAAAAAGTTGTATAGAGCTTTAAGTAGATTATAGTATCAGTTTGCGCCAGAAAAATCCGTTCTCCCTTACAATGAtaacagagctcactatttatagctacgtttagggaacaaggtcctaggatcgtgccatttttaatgtcaattatgagggtcattgatgaaggtgTAACAGTGAGCATAAATGACAAATTCTCTGTAACGCACAGTGCACTCAATGTCGTGGAATATTCTTTATTAATGCCACCGGGCGAAGGTTATTTATTGTCTCTTTATGAGTATCATTCCTTCTGATACCAACCAGGATAATTGCATTCGGTTCCACATGTCATTCTTTTAAGCGACTACCTgacataacatattttaccccatACATTCATATAATAAATTCTAATATCTAAAAGCTATACTGAATTTATAAACCAAATGTGAAACTGATAACTAAAATTGTAGCTGAATactaaattaaaaataactttcttaattttttaaaaagagtTAATCACAAATGCAACTATGTGTACATACAGATCTGGATATATGCACGAGGGAGTATCGACGTGTCTCCCCAACAAATAATGACACGTGCAAGTGTGGGATAATTTCTTCCCTTGCCTTGGCGACACTCACACTCGGGGAAACTTCTCCTGAACTCAATAAGTATGCGTCAACACCTGCAAATATAGCTAGCTAGCTAGACCGAACCTTCGTGGTACTCACACTCAAGAAAAAAAAGTTAACTACTTATCTCAAATCGTATTTGATCACATTGTCTAAATCTAAGCTAAGTCTGATCAATACAAGCAATTGCATACATAACAAGTAATTAAATCAAAATAAGCAATCTAATTACTTTTTGAAACTCTGAGTTAACTGGTTATGCATATaattgaaatttttataaattaagcACTATAATCAAATTCTCACTAAAATGTTCAAACGTGCAGGCTTGTGTTTCATACTTGGGTAATTTAACAAACACTTTGAACCATTCAAAACTCTTACTTTCTTTTTAAAGCTTCACACTTGGCATATAATGGCTCCTCAGTGATTTTACCattcaataacaaaataatttTACCACTAATATTTACTACTATAATATTCTGCATTGCATATATCAAACCCAAAATGAAAGAATTATCTTTTTGAAGCTTTCTCGTGAAATTCACTTAATGGGCGTTCTAGAAAATTTCTATGATAAATCTGTAATATTTTGAGTTCTCTAAACTAATACTTGTATAAATTTAATTTTCTAACTTGAGTCCCCCATAAAAATCTTATCATGTACAGCGGGAGAGTGCCTTATGCTGAAATCATCCTCAGAGAGCAAACCTTAGCTTCAAAATTGTGAAAAGGTTCTCTCTTCCCGATTTAGCTCTTAAAGCTACCCAAAAATGCAATCACAGGTTGAAGCTTCGCATCAAACCTCACATGCAAAGTTTGTTTTGACAGCCTTCGGTAGAAATTGGTTATAACTTTGTGTACAAACTTCAAATTGATAAATAGTTTAAAGCTCTAAAAAGTCCAAATACCTAAGTGGTCCCTTAAAGTTGGCTCCAGTTTCCATTTTGATACCTTAACTAAGCTTAATACCTATTGAACACTTCAACTTCAATAAAAATGTACCTATTGAACGCATCTGCTGATAGGACACACTGTCTGTAATTACACGCTCTCAAAAGAGAGtggaaagaaaaagcaaaagaaatacTCCTTAATTTTAACTATTTCCCTTATCTCCTTAATCTTATTTTTTTGCCACCTATCAGATCTAGCACGACTCCACCATAGCCACGACCTTTGACACCAAATTTCATTCTCATTGGCCCATCACTGTCGAACCATCTAAAGTCAAAAGCCTCTCCATTATTGAGAATCTTACTCCACTGTAGTAATATTCTAATTAAAATTTAATCACAGTTTTGAACTCTAACTTCGTGGGGTCAACCATAGACTATTACTGTCTATCTTGATTTTGAGATTTAGGGAATAGATTTGGAGTTCTAATTTCATTTGAGTTGGAATTTGTTGACTGAAATCGTTTATTGCTTGAGAATTAATTTGAGGAGAAAATTTTGACATCCATTGAAGGAGCTTCGAGcttgaattaaaaaaaaggatCTGAAAGCTTTGACTAGAAATCAATTGGGTGTTATAGATTCttgttagaaatattttttaaaatttgaatataATGTTTGACTGCATTTTAAACTGGTTCAAATTTTCATTGGCTTCCTTGAATTCGTACGGTACCTATTTTTTGAATTGAATCATTAATTTACGAATATGTTTATTTCAATTGGTTGTTGTTTGATCAAGTTAGTGATTGTGATTGCTTCTACTTGTTATTTGGAGAAGACGTTCAGCGAGGAACTGCAGTAGCTAGGGAATTTGGTCGGTGAGAAGTTGGGGACGATGATGGGTAAAGGGGTGCAGCGAAGGTGATGTGGAggcctttttcttttccttttccttttttctctcttcaaatttgatattttttgtctTGCTGACATGTCACTTTCCCATTGGTCTTCTTTGCCAAGTAGATAGCAAGTGATATTCACGCTTCAAACACGATGTAGAATTATTTTATTGAAGTGTAAATTGGAGCTAACTTTAAGGGGTATTTGGCCTAATGCTGCACTGTGGgtcgggcctgaaccggaccgaaccgggcccgcggtcctaacgggccggTCCTAAGCCCTTAAAGCCCGAGGCGGGCTGGTCTTCAACattaagcccacgagcccgggaccggctgGCAGGCTGGTCTGGGCCCAACGGGCTTAGCGAGCCTAACgactataatttttttaaaaaaaaaattaaaaaaaaaaaacaacccaACGGTCATATTTAAAAAGTAGCCGTTTAGAGCTTTTTTTTTACCGTTTGGTAGTTTATAAAATaaccatttggcccccaaactttatataattacactttttctcatttttcaactataaatacccccctaattctttcatttttactcaccaattcatcaatccctctcaatctctctcaatctctctactagaattgcttattttattgttgaaacttcgtgaaaaattgtgtagttagtgaattgaagtcttcaagtcttcaacgattttcaattttcaagaagttgttcgacaatccggtaaactcgtttcaactcttaagttttaagaatatatttttgtgtgttttagtttgcataattgtaattaatatggcattttctttgaaaaaaatgtttggtaaggGAAAAGATAAAactggtgaaagtagtggccaaccaactacccttcccccggctccccgacctagaaaagataagcaagttgaaagtagtctcCAACCTAGATGTCCTCCGCCtcccgtaattcttgatagtgatcacccttgttttcaatttaccgatagtgaattttgccataatgttgcagcaggtgaaagattagatgatgaaattatgaatgatctttatcctaatgaaactatcttagaaaataatgaggaaaatgaggatgatgatgaaacccaaacaccggatttagatgatacacctactagtcctgttaataacccaactgatacACCGaccgacccacctgtagaaactcctacttttaatagagaacctgctaaacgcctagaaacatcattagtttggaattttgttactcaagtaagagaacaaaataaggctaagtgcaaaacttgtgggaaattaatggcgcataaatatactggagaccgtagcggcacaggtagtttgactaggcacataaaaacacaccctagagataaagctagattttttcaaatgaaagcgcaactAGAGGGGACAAATGTAGATTctacggttaaccctagtacaagttcaaatctagttcaaccaggaattaacactgtgaccggaggtattttatattacgatcctaatagagatcgtgaagaattagcaaagatgattaccgttatgtgcttaccttatacttttgcttctaatcctaattggattcattatattagaagagtttttaatcctacttataaaggttggcctcagcaacagttaagagcgatatttataaatataaacatgaatatgaacaatatttgcggtatttatttactcatatacctaatcggatttctattactactgatattggtagaagtggtaatgattatgattatctaactgttacaagtcattggatagattaggagtggacaatgcaaaaacgcataattgcgtatagaataattaattcacgtcacacaggtaagtttatagctaacactgttgcagatatttgtagatatttttgctttagagataaaataatggcaatttctatggataatgcttctagtaacactagtgctataggcatacttacaacaacactaaatcctgcatttagtaatatttttccatgttagatgtatttgttatatttatcatttaattgtcggtgatggtatgcgaattttaaatttagaaattgaaaaggttagaatgactcttaattggcttttttattcaaaccgtagaagtagacttagagaatattttaaaaatgtgatgaatatggccttagagaaagaaaagttcctaaaccttgcccgactagatggaattatatgtacgaaagtttagtagttgcatatgaatatagaaacccaattaatgcaacgtttaatgctcgggtaggtggtgaggatgatgatgaaatgcttactactcaagattggacgaatgttaaaattcttttagattttttagaacattttcaaattgctacaaatgcattttctgggcaatattatcctactatttcaaactgtttagtttatattgcagcactctctgatttgtttgttgaattttggGAGAGTggagaaatttatcaacttgctataaatgaaatgaaacaaaagtttaaaaaatatttttttttcctatccctcctatttatggtcttgctgcaatgttaaatcctacaatgaaattgggaggtcctcatttttggtattcaaatatttataaggctttagatctttcaaatgaggaacttgctacacttgcagatgcaaaagcctcaattaaaattaatgctcaaacagtttataatgcttatcaacaagccttagagcatgctaggccaaatattccaacccctacttcgtctagttcacaatcgtctaaaagagctgcgggcttaaaaactcttaaatcttggacggagttcaggggttctcaaggtgataattatgatgaaacttcacatctaaatgagcttcaagtttatttgtctcagggacttgaaaaagagaatccagacggctcttttgatcttttagaatggtggaaggcaagggaaaaatattttccggttcttgcaaggatgactcgggatattttatctattcaagcttcaactgttgcatcagagagcgctttcagtcaagcaagacttcaaataggtgatcatagagcgtctatgagggagagcttggaaaaatcagtactattcagagattggatccgctcggaaagaagaaactttggaattgcggaatcacaaccggcgatagatgaagcttatgaagaaatgatggcggaacttgcggaggattctgcttcgcccggaagtggtgatgaacaagattattttccaccaccaccaacgcaccCTCCTCCGAACCTtaaaggatttatgagatttgttagagatacaatGTAGATTATGGTGTAACTTGTACTTTGGCACAtcttcttttagatttttttccttttaatggtggtattaataccttgttgtgctcattccattgggggaaggaagactaagaaagatatgccatttttggtaataaaaattataaaacatgtccttgaatatctttttgcaatattttctTGTCTTTAACTtggaattatttataagctataatatatatataacatacaatatatactacaagaaaatatataagctataatatatatacataagatacaatatataatacaagaaaatatataagctatactatatatatccataacatacaatatatactacaagaaaatatataagggaatatatatacataacatacaatatatatactacaagaaaatatataagagaatatatatacataacatacaatatatactacaagaaaatatataagggaatatatatacataacatacaatatatactacaagaaaatatacaatgaaatatatatacataacattctatactagtatactatatatatatatatatactatatatatattatgtatactatactagtatactatagtctatatatatattactttttcgtcaagcacttttaataattagatttctactattttatatagccatgatatggtttacaagatattgccttaaacaaaaaagaaaaaaaaaaagcccgCTAGGCCTGCTAAGCCCGCGGGCCCGGCCCGCTAGGCCCACGTGCATGGCCCGCTAAGCCCAGGATcatatgggcttaggcccgtcatgGGATGATCTcacccgttgagcccacgaagcccaGGCCCATTAAGCCCGACCCATTAAGCCCATTTAGGCCTGGCCCCGGCCCACAGTGCATCATTAATTTGGCCCTCTAAAAAATAGACTCAAACTTAATAGTACTACATACTTGGAGTTATAGTATTTGAAGTTGTGCCTTGTGTGTCTATTGCGAAATTTTCAACTTGTCTCGAATTTAGGGCACTTCATACAATCTACATTACTTGCAAAATATATTGCACACTTAATacaatattaaattaaaaagggTGCCCAAGTTTATtagtaataaaaaaaatcttacTACTTTAAGGTTTGATCCCTTAATTCAACTCACACTGCATTCACAAGAAACTATAGAAACGAAATTTTTTGAAGTGTAAGAAAAGAGTCAATTACTTTAATATTTATCCAACTTATAGCATTTTTATAATAAATTCACTAAACTAGAGTTTGTCACTTAAAAATCGTTTAACTTTGTACACATCAAAAGAATAAAAGTTACGAAACTTTATTCACATTGGGAGAATGATTTTGGCTGGAATATTCACCTTACCACGTAGAGGCAGATCCAGAATTTGATAGTTATGGATGTCACTGTATTTAATATAAATTTACCAATAGTCAAGGAGGTTGAATTAGGGTGCACATTTGGCCGGTTCACTAGTTTtaaattaattcgattcaatccatatttttatttattagatTCATTTTACAAGAATTTTTGGTGCATAAATACATACGTGGTAAATGATAATAGAACTAAAAATGTTTGTCCTTTCAAGAAAAATTTAACATTAACTAgatcaaaagaaaataattaaaagcatattgaaatttcaaaattcaagatttagaaaagaaaaacaaaagcaaatatactttttaaatctaaatatctaaaaagaaaaagaaactatatagagagaaaatacaaagataaaaataagaaattaagaaaaaagagaagaaaagaaaaatgaaagaacaaacaagaaaaaataaaactgGCTTTGCttaaaaaagaatgaaatgagaATCAATCCTAGGTTTTAGGCTTAGCACGAGACACCTTGATCATGACATCTATCATAATTTTGTTATACGGGcgcttttttttaatttacatgcACTTTTTTACGTGAAGTATTATTGAAATACCAATACATATATGAAATTCTATCGAAGTGATCGGATGACATACCACCCCCTCTTTTCTATATAGATCCGCCCCTACTACCACGTGCGAAAATCCTAACCTAATAAGCATGCTAAGTACGGAAAATTTATGAGTAAAATAGACTCTAAATAGTTTTGTCAAACAATTTATGAGATGAATGTGTTATTTTCTACCTGAACATGTTTGTATTTTAGGTCTATGTTATGGTGTATACAATATATTACATGAATTTACTATAGTGAAATAATAAATCGAAAGGAGAATATATAGTAATTGGTCATAAATAATGAAAAAGTACATAAACGACCTATATTTAAtgatttaataaaaatattaagttTGTACACGACTCGTGCTATTTGTACATAATattcttttataattttaaatttaaaaaaataatatttttagatctcttatgttcttatgtgtaaaagataaaaatctcttttgtataaaaaaaaagagatagacTCGTAATACTAAAAACAAGTTCGTAATAAGCGAAGAAACCAATTGACCCGGTCGTACACCGGTAGGTTTATGAAATTGATAGATTTTGTTTGCTATTTCCCTCGAAGATTAGACTAGGTAGGGACTCCGATAAATCAGAAGTTAAATATCCAAGGATAATAGTGTAAATAAGTCATAATAGAGGGGCCAATACAGCAAATGACATTTTCCCCAAAAACCCATAGCCACCTTCACTAAAACCCTAGTCCATTCAGCAGCAGAGCATATATAAAAAGAAGTGAGGAGCCCGAACCCTTTCTTTACAGCTTCTTCCGTTTTCTCTCCCAAAACAGAGGTAAACACATAGGAACAACAATTGGTTAATTTTGGGCGAAGAAAATGTTGGTATTGTTTGAAACACCGGCAGGTTTTGCCCTTTTCAAAGTTTTGGATGAGGGAAAGCTCTCCAAAGTTGAGGTATAAGAAGCATTCTTCTCTTCGCCTttgatatttttttctttctttttgggttttcttgttttattGAATCCTTCTATTTTTGTGTTGCAGGATTTGTGGAAAGAGTTCTCCTCAACTGATTCTGCCCGAAAGGTAATATCTTTTTTCTCTCTAAACTATTTGATGAGTAATAAGTTTTTCTTTACTGTAATTTTTGTGCTTATGTAGCTGTAACATAGAAAATCTTGAGTGTTTTGATAAAAGAAAACATTTTATGTATTTAATGATTATGTGAATACACCGAATGCAGTTAGCTTAGTAGGAAGTATTGTGGTTGCTGAATGTATATATTTGAAAGGAAAAAATGTCAAGGAGAAATCTTTTTCAAATAAACATTTTATGTATATAGTGGTTTTGTGTAAACATTGAGTAGAATTAGCTTTGTTGGGAATATTGTGGTTGCTTGcttatttatatataaatatttgaaAGTAGAACGTGTCAAGGAGGAATCTTGGTGTAGCACGTTAAAATTTGAACAAAGCTAAGCAGAGATTGGTTATTCTTTCTCTTTGTTATGTGAACATAAGCTACAGTTTCAGACGGCAAAAGCATTgttttttccctttctccctgttttttttatttattttgtgctTAGTTGATTTTGGGAATATGAACTGCCTAAGGTTTCCGATTTTATGTTTCATACTTCATTTATGTGATTGCTTGGTCCAAAAACAGGTTGTGAAGCTAAAAGCTTTCTCCAAGTTTGAGAACACCTCAGAAGCTCTGTCAGCAGCTACTTTGTTGATAGATAGCAAGCCCAGCAAAGGATTGCGCAAGTTTTTGAAAGCTCACTGTGATGGTGAAACTTTGGGTGTTGCTGATTCAAAACTTGGAAATGCAATTAAAGAGAAACTGGTCAGCTCCTTTTTTTTGGTGTCGGCTCATTGTTTCTTGGTTTGATTCGGTTATTTTTTTTGACTGAAGTTTGTTCTGGATGTGTTTGCAGCAAATTGACTGTGTTCACAATAATGCTGTCATGGAATTGATGAGAGGGGTGAGAAGTCAGTTGACTGAGCTCATAACTGGTCTTGGATCTCAAGACTTGGCTCCAATGAGCTTGGGTTTATCTCATAGTCTTTCAAGATACAAGCTAAAGTTTAGCCCTGACAAGGTAATTTGTTGTATgtttacttatttatttcatGTACTACATAGTTTCACTATAGATATTCTTATGATTGTTGGGATAATCAATTGCCACTTGAGAAAAGGAAAGAATAGCATGGTGGGAAGGACCCTCCACCTCCGACAATGAGGTTGGGGGTTCAATCCACCAGGCAAACAAAGATTTGAGTGTTCAGATGATCATGAACTTAGTTAAGGTGTCCAAATGAAAAACCATATATGTATTTGGCCCATTCATTGGTTCACATAAATTGTTTTCACCCTGGGAATTGGTAAGTTCTGACTCTTGAAGTTGAATGGTGTCACGTAACAAAAGGTTTAAGAAGTTCACATATTCATGaaatatttttctccaaaaaaCATTCTGATGGTAAAACATGTAGTCCACCATTATCATTGCATACGTAGCCTAATTTATGCTCATTCCAAATGTATCCCATATGATGCTCACATGTAAATTGAGGAGTCACAGCTCTTTGGCTATGTTGTTTCCTGGGAACTAACAGTCTCTTGCCAGTAGAGGTTATGTAATTTCCTGTAATTCACAGAACCCTTGCAAGTTCTGTTGAGCTTTGTAGTGTATAAGACTATATTGTGCGTGGGCTATGTTATTGTTCACTGTCAATGTGGTATAGTCTAACTTTAAAAAAATGTATTACAGCCTACCATTTTCTTCACATTTCTGTGTCTCCTGAAGTTGTTTGTAGCTTTGTATAGCTCATAAAAATGACTGGCCAGCAGATATTTGTCCAAATTTTATATTCTTGATGGCTTTGGCCTTTTGTTCAACAGATAGCAGTGTATGAATGACATTTCGTTGCTTTGCTTAGGTGGATACGATGATTGTACAAGCCATTAGCTTGTTGGATGACCTTGATAAAGAGCTAAACACATATGCCATGAGGGTCCGAGAATGGTATGGTTGGCATTTTCCGGAGCTTGCAAAGATTGTACAAGATAACATTTTATATGCCAAGGCTGTGAAGTTGATGGGCGACCGTGTAAATGCGGCAAAGCTGGATTTCTCTGAGGTAAGGAGTGACATCCTTTTAAATGCTTCTTGAACTAAAAAATCTGTTACTCTTCATGCTCAGAGTAATATTCACAATTATGTTGGCTAGACTTGCTAGCTGACATAAATCTTCGTATATTGAACTTCAAAATAGTCCATGTTCGCTTCCGACAAGATACATGCTTTCATTCTGGAATTAACAACAATTCCACAAATGGGGATTTCATTCTGAAATTCATAAGATAAATTCACACTTACGGTATGGCTATGTTTACAGATACTGCCAGAAGAGGTTGAGGCAGAATTGAAAGAGGCATCCATGATTTCCATGGGGACTGAAGTTAGTGATCTTGATCTGGAGAATATTAAAGATTTATGCAGCCAAGTTCTGTCATTCTCCGAGTACAGAGCTCAGTTATATGATTATTTGAAGAGCAGGATGAACACGATTGCCCCAAATCTTACGGCTCTAGTTGGAGAACTTGTTGGTGCTCGGCTTATTGCCCATGGCGGCAGCTTGTTGAATCTTGCAAAGCAACCTGGAAGTACAGTTCAGATACTTGGTGCTGAAAAGGCTCTTTTCAGAGCTTTAAAGACGAAGCATGCAACTCCGAAATACGGGCTTATATATCATGCTTCTTTGATTGGACAGGCAGCACCAAAACACAAGGGTAAAATCTCAAGATCTCTAGCAGCAAAAACTGCTTTGGCAATTCGATACGATGCTCTTGCTGATAGCCAAGATAATACCATGGGTTTGGAGAATCGGGCCAAGGTACTGTTTGTAACTGTTGTCTTTGGATGATATTTTTTGTTTCCGGCTCTTTATTAAATCTGATTATCTTGATATGCAACTTTTTTAGCTTGAAGCACGCTTAAGAGCCTTAGAGGGCAAAGAGTTGGGCAAGTCAGCTGGGTCTGCCAAAGGCAAACCAAAGATTGAAGTCTATGACAAGGATCGCAAAAAGGGTGCAGGAGCACTGATAACACCAGCTAAGGTTTGGGACTGTCTTCTCTTTTGAGTTAATTGTTTCTGCTTTACTTCCAGTTATTGACTTCTCCTTTTGCAGGTTTACAACCCTGCTGCCGATTCTGTTATTGGACACACTGAGAATGAGGAGAAGATGAGTATAGATGGACAGCCATCTCAAATTAAGGAAGCAGCTGGGGAGGTTCCCGTCACtgaaggagagaagaaaaagaagaagaagaagaagtctgCAGAAACAGAGGATAATGCTGTAGCAACTGATGCTGCAGAACCCGAAGACACtgggaagaaggagaagaagaaaaagaagaagcatGCAGAGGAAGTCGAAAGCGTAGAAGTggaaaaaagtaagaaaaagaagaggaaacaTGCTGATGCTGATGAGGATGAAGCAGAAAGCACGGataaaaagaaagacaagaagaagaagaagaagaagaagactgaAGAATAACTGTTTCGGCGCAGACATTGTTATTATCAACAATTTTGGTATTGGGCATTGGGCGGCGTGGTTAAGTTGTACAATTATGTCATTAGTAAGTTATTAGTGCTTTGTAATGCAACTTAGGATTTCTGTTAGTTAACAGATGCTTGCTTGATGATGCTTTTAATCCTACTTTGGATGCTTTATTCTACTGTGGATTTTTTTGCTATATGCTATTTTACATGTTTTAAGCCACAAATGATTTGAAGTTATAGTGCACTGCAGGTGCTATCCGTGTATTGTTGTTGGTAAAGAGCTAAATAGGGTGCTCTTGTTTTGCCATCATGGTCCTTTACATGAAAAATTGCTCTCAAGTGCCTTAAGAACTGTAACAAAGTAGACAATTACTAGAATCCATGTTACTATTCTTGTAAGGCAGTTCGGGGACTACAGTTTTTGTTGCGGGCTTCATCCTCCTGTCTGTTTAATTAGTCACTTGTGACGATAACAGAGCTTAGTGTATGCTATGAGCAACTTCTGTTCTCCTTCAGGCAATTGTCAAGTTGCATGGTGGCTCCAGTGAGTATTAATGCACTGGTTTGTTAATTATAAGCACTAGAAGGTGACTTCTAGAGGTGGCAAActggtaaaaaaaaaaacagttgtccacccatattatccatcaaAAAATGGGCTGGATAATGAACCAtttaaaaacgggtcgaataTGGATAAAGAACCATATTATTCACTTTGAAAGTGGTTAATCAAATAGATAATCAATGGATAACTATtatgtttaacttttacatttgtaaatcTTTAAATTGGAGTTCAAGTTTGGAAGACTAGGAATTCTCTCATAAGTGATCATATTTAATAAGCCATGAATAATATGGATATCTATATTATCCGCCGATAAATCGTTTTTATCCGTCtcaaatatgggtcgggtcgggtaatttatccgttttttaaAATTACCTGTTTTGACCCGCTCATATCTGACCCGCACCGCCCCTTTGCCACCCCTAGTGACATCTAATGCAGCTGT harbors:
- the LOC107813446 gene encoding putative nucleolar protein 5-2, whose product is MLVLFETPAGFALFKVLDEGKLSKVEDLWKEFSSTDSARKVVKLKAFSKFENTSEALSAATLLIDSKPSKGLRKFLKAHCDGETLGVADSKLGNAIKEKLQIDCVHNNAVMELMRGVRSQLTELITGLGSQDLAPMSLGLSHSLSRYKLKFSPDKVDTMIVQAISLLDDLDKELNTYAMRVREWYGWHFPELAKIVQDNILYAKAVKLMGDRVNAAKLDFSEILPEEVEAELKEASMISMGTEVSDLDLENIKDLCSQVLSFSEYRAQLYDYLKSRMNTIAPNLTALVGELVGARLIAHGGSLLNLAKQPGSTVQILGAEKALFRALKTKHATPKYGLIYHASLIGQAAPKHKGKISRSLAAKTALAIRYDALADSQDNTMGLENRAKLEARLRALEGKELGKSAGSAKGKPKIEVYDKDRKKGAGALITPAKVYNPAADSVIGHTENEEKMSIDGQPSQIKEAAGEVPVTEGEKKKKKKKKSAETEDNAVATDAAEPEDTGKKEKKKKKKHAEEVESVEVEKSKKKKRKHADADEDEAESTDKKKDKKKKKKKKTEE